A single genomic interval of Haloterrigena salifodinae harbors:
- the dpsA gene encoding DNA starvation/stationary phase protection protein DpsA, with amino-acid sequence MMRTPHLWSPDSSHIRQEWDTVADNGLRLEQNVAEELVRALNSEVSGLYILFNQVRKHYWLVEGTESKPISDFLEDAANRLTEMTDDIAIRITALGGVPACGPMGIRQHAPIYIEDAHHYDIRSSLERDLDGYATLAVQWREHIELADRLGDTATSELLRRHLETLEADAHVLDRYLADDTLVRHDATR; translated from the coding sequence ATGATGAGAACACCCCATCTCTGGAGCCCCGACTCGTCTCACATCCGTCAGGAATGGGACACGGTAGCTGACAACGGGCTCCGACTCGAACAGAACGTTGCCGAAGAGTTGGTCAGGGCCTTGAACAGCGAAGTATCGGGACTGTATATCCTCTTCAACCAGGTGCGCAAGCATTACTGGCTCGTCGAGGGGACCGAATCGAAGCCGATCAGTGACTTCCTCGAGGATGCTGCCAACCGTCTCACGGAGATGACCGACGACATCGCCATTCGGATCACCGCGCTCGGCGGTGTCCCAGCCTGCGGGCCGATGGGTATCCGCCAACACGCGCCGATATACATCGAGGACGCCCATCACTACGATATCCGGTCGTCGCTCGAGCGTGACCTCGATGGGTACGCGACGCTCGCAGTGCAGTGGCGCGAACACATCGAACTGGCGGACCGACTCGGGGATACGGCGACGAGCGAACTCCTGCGCCGCCATCTCGAGACGCTCGAAGCGGACGCTCACGTCCTCGATCGGTACCTCGCTGACGATACGCTCGTTCGTCACGACGCAACGAGGTGA